The window TATGTATTTTGGTAGTAGGGATGATCGCATTATTTACAGTAGTTTCCATTTTCAAGATTAATTCTATACAAGCTCACACGGTAAACGCTCACCATCAGGTCAAGGTAAGCCAACACCTCAAGGAATCGGTTAAAGCGAACAGGAAGCAACTCCCCTGGATGATCTCAAAGCCAGCCGGAAAAGCGCTGGAGGGCTATGCTTCTGATATTTCCGTAACTCCGGGTCAAACGATCAAATTATTTATTAACAGTACAAAAGCCTACTCAGCGGACATTTATCGTATGGGCTATTACAACGGAATCGGCGCTAAATTAATGAAACAATTGCCGGTTCATCCACCTGTGAAACAAACGGCAAACGTTAACCCGGAAACAATGGACGCCAATTGGAAGCCCGTCCAAACGCTTAAAATCCCTACAGACTGGCCAAGTGGATTTTATTTAATTAAACTTATCGCCACTAACGGAATGGCCAGTTATATTCCTTTTGTCATCCATGAGAAAAACCCCTCTGCCGATTTTGCCGTAATGTTGGCGACCAATACTTATGAAGCTTATAACGGATGGGGTGGGAAAAGCCTTTACACCTACAATAGCTCAAACCACAAAATCTCCTACATGGTTTCTTTTAACCGCCCCTTTGATGACGGATACGGCAGCGGACAATTTTTTAAGTTCGAATATAATTTGGTGCGTTGGTTGGAAAAAAACAACTATAACATTACTTACATTACAGACACGGATATTGATGAAGGAATTCTTAACCGGTCGCATATCAAAGCATTGATCATTGCCGGACACTCGGAATATTGGTCTTCGGAAGAGCGCCGGGAAATACAGACTCACACCGAAAAAAACCTTAATCTCGCAACCTTTGGCGCAAATGTAGGCTATTGGAAAGTCCGCTTTAATGAGGACAATAACGGAAATCCAAACAGAATCATGATTTGCTATAAATACGCGACAAAAAAAGATCCTTTCTTTAAAAAACATCCTTCGATGAGTACGGGACAGTTTATCGATCCACCCTTTAGAGAGCCGGAAGAAGAGGTCATCGGTAACAGTTACAATGGGATACCAGATGATTTTCACACCGCCCCCCTCGTCGTTTCAATGCCGGATCACTGGATCTACAACGGAACGGGATTAAAAAAAGGGGATAAAATCAACGGAGTCATTGGGGGAGAAATCAATCAATATAAAGGTCGAATTCATGCGAAAGTAGATGTTATCGCACATTCCCCCGTTCAGGTCCATAAACAGAAACGCTACTCTGATGTCGTTTGGGGAGTGAGACCTTCGGGGACGAAGTTTTTTGCAACCGGAACTTTTTTGTGGAGCTGGTTTTTAGATCCATTTGGTCACGAAAAAATAGCGAAATATAACCCCAATTTCGCCCATGCCGACCCCCGCATTCAACAAATGACAAAAAACGTTCTCAATCATTTAAGATAATGGAGTGCAGAAATCAAAATTAGCGTCAGCCTAACGGCTGGCGTTTTTTGGTGAAGGAAATGGAAAGATTGGGATCCTTCATAAGAGATTGAGCCATTTCCACTTTCCGCTCATCCATCACCCGTGGCCGTACGCCCGATTTCCCTCTTGCACGAGCCGCAGCCAGACCAACCTGCATTCTCTCCCGGATTATCTCCCGTTCAAACTCGGCAAGCGTTCCAAATAGTTTCCCGCCGCTGCTTGTGGTATCCATGTTTTCCTGAAGACTACGGAAGCCTATGCCCCTTCATGAAGTTCGTTCACCATTTCAATCAGGTGTTTCAGGGATCGACCCAGACGATCCAACTTCCAATCAACGAGAGTTTCCCCTGGCCTCACGTAACCCAGGGCCTCGTCCCAATAACATAGGTGGACCAGGACATCGACCTACTCGTTTAAGAGAAGTACCTGCTTTCCTGAAACGGCGAGATTTTAAAGGAGTATCTTCGCAATTTGTATGTCATAGGCCCTCATGACACCATATAGGTAGATGTGTACGACTGGTGGTTAGCTTGTACGTGAATTTTCCGTTGAACGAAGTCTGTGGGCCATGCACCAATAGGTGGAAATGGCATAGGTATTATGTATGCGGATATCCCCTCGACATGAACGCATAGTGAGAAATTGCGTTCAACAAGCTGTATCCCTCAGAAAGTGAATCCCTCAGCTAACCCGGTTATGTAGATTGATCCCCAAACCGGGTTTCTTTAAAAAGACCCTCATAGAGCGTATCTA of the Polycladomyces subterraneus genome contains:
- a CDS encoding N,N-dimethylformamidase beta subunit family domain-containing protein encodes the protein MKRPLSQTIYLCILVVGMIALFTVVSIFKINSIQAHTVNAHHQVKVSQHLKESVKANRKQLPWMISKPAGKALEGYASDISVTPGQTIKLFINSTKAYSADIYRMGYYNGIGAKLMKQLPVHPPVKQTANVNPETMDANWKPVQTLKIPTDWPSGFYLIKLIATNGMASYIPFVIHEKNPSADFAVMLATNTYEAYNGWGGKSLYTYNSSNHKISYMVSFNRPFDDGYGSGQFFKFEYNLVRWLEKNNYNITYITDTDIDEGILNRSHIKALIIAGHSEYWSSEERREIQTHTEKNLNLATFGANVGYWKVRFNEDNNGNPNRIMICYKYATKKDPFFKKHPSMSTGQFIDPPFREPEEEVIGNSYNGIPDDFHTAPLVVSMPDHWIYNGTGLKKGDKINGVIGGEINQYKGRIHAKVDVIAHSPVQVHKQKRYSDVVWGVRPSGTKFFATGTFLWSWFLDPFGHEKIAKYNPNFAHADPRIQQMTKNVLNHLR